The genomic window CACCGCTTCGGGCCCCCGGGCGGCCACACAGTTGCCGCAGCCGCCCCAGCAGACGCAGCAGTTCAGCCGGCCCGTCACGGGGCCGCAGCCCGCCGAGCATCCGGAGGACGAGCGGCCGCTGGTGACCGAGCGCACCACGAACGGCCTGCCGCAGCGGCGCCGCAAGAGCCGGGTCACTGAGCCGGCGGCCCCCGCCCGGACCGCGCCAGGACCGGAAGCGGACGCGGACTCGGCGCCGCAGGTGCAGCCCGGTATGTGGCTCGCCGCCTTCCAGAGCGGCCTGTCTGGTGAGAACACACAGGACGGCGATGCCTCCTCGCCATCCGCGAACAAGGGGAACCAGCAGTGATTCAGCAGCGGGCCAGCATGGACTGGATGCTCAAGGACCTCGCGGAGGGAGTTCCGCAGACCCGCAACGTGGTCGTGCTGTCGTCCGACGGGCTGCGCATGGCCCAGTACGGAGCAGACAACGACACCGCGGACCGGCTGGCCGCCGCCTGCGCGGGGCTGCAGAGCCTCGCCGGCGCTGTGGGCGCCGAACTGCCCCACAGCGAGGGGAAGATGCGCCTGGTCGTGATCGAGATGGACGGCGGCTTCTTCTACCTGATGGCGGCGGGCGCCGGGGCCTTCCTCGCGGTGCTCGCCGACGAGGGTGTGGACGCCGGGCTGATGGGTCAGCGGATGCGGGACCTGGTGATCCGGATCGGGGCCCATCTCAGCAGTCCGCCTCGCCATGACGTCGAGCAGGCCAGGTGAGCAACGGGGACCGGGGCTGGGAGGACGCCAGCCCCGAGCGCCTCTACGTCATCACGGGCGGGCGCAGCGGCTCTTCCGCCCCCACCCGTCTCGACCTGGTCACGCTGGTCGTGGCCAGGTCCGGGCCCAGGCCCGGGATGCAACCCGAGAAGGCCACGATCATGCGGATGTGCGAGGCGCCGCTCTCCGTGGCGGAGATCTCCGCGTACACCGGGCTGCCGGTGAGCGTCGTCACCGTCCTGCTGAGCGACCTGCTGGCCGAGAACCACGTGATGGCGCGCGCACCCGTGCCGCCTGCCCGACTCCCCGACCGCGCTTTGATTGAGGCAGTGATCGATGGACTTCAAAAGCTCTGAGCAGCCTGCGGGGCCCCGGCGCGAGGACGTACTGCCGGACACAGCCACCGCCGCCGTCAAAGTGGTGATCGTGGGCGGCTTCGGAGTCGGCAAGACGACACTGGTCGGCTCGGTGAGCGAGATCAGACCGCTGACCACCGAGGAGACGATGACCCAGGCCGGGGTCGGTATCGACGACACCGTGGGCGTGGAGCGCAAGACCGCGACCACGGTGGCGATGGACTTCGGCCGGATCAGCATCAACGAGGAGCTGGTGCTCTACCTCTTCGGCACGCCCGGCCAGGAGCGGTTCTGGTTCCTGTGGCGCGGTCTGTTCGAGGGCGCACTGGGTGCGGTGGTGCTGGTCGACACGCGCCGTCTCGAAGTCAGCTTCGACGTGCTCGGTCGGCTGGAGGAGCGCGGCGTCCCCTTCGTCGTGGCCGTCAACTCCTTCCCCGACGCGCCCGATTACCCCCTCGACGAGCTTCGCGGAGCCCTCGATCTGCCCGCGTCCGTCCCCATCCTGGTCTGCGACGCACGACGGCGCGACTCCAGCCGGGACGTCCTGATGGCCCTGATGCGCTACCTGCATTCCCTAGCCGTAACTCCGGAGGCATCGTGAGCACCCCTCCCATCCCGCCGCCGGGCTGCCCGGCCCACGGCCTCGGCCCTGACGGGCTCCGCCGGCTCTACGGCCCCGAGGCCGAGGACGACCCGATGGCCGTGTACGAGAAGCTGCGCGCCGAGCACGGTGCGGTGGCGCCGGTCCTGGTGCAGGGAGACCTCCCGGCCTGGCTGGTCCTCGGGCACCGCGAGAACCTGGACGTGGCACGCACCCCGTCCCGCTTCGCCCGCGACCCTCGCACCTGGCGGGACATGCGCGAAGGGCGGGTCGCCCCTGACCATCCCCTGGGGCCCATGGTCACCTGGGGGCCGGTGTGCAACTTCACCGACGGTCCGGTGCACGAGCGGCTGCGCGACGCCGTCACCGAGTCGCTGGAGCGCTTCGACCGGCGAGGCGTGCGGCGCTATGTGACCCGGTTCGCCAACCAGCTGGTCGACAGGTTCGCGGCGAACGGCAACGCCGATCTGGTCGAGGACTTCGCCGCCCAGCTGCCGATGCTGGTGATGACCCAGCTCATCGGCGCCCCCGACGAGCACGGGCCGCGGCTCGTCCGCGCGGCCCGGGACATGCTGCGCGGCACCGAGACGGCCCTGGAGAGCGACCAGTACGTCACTACCACGCTGCAGCAGCTCCTGGAGGAGAAGAAGGCCAACCCCGGCCGTGACCTCACCTCCTGGCTGCTGGAGCACCCCTCGGCCCTGACGGACGCGGAGGTCCTCGCTCACGTCCGGGTCGTTCTGATCGCGGCCTTCGAGACCACCGCCAACCTGATCGCGAACACCCTGCGGATGGTGCTCACCGACCGCCGCTTCCGGGACAGCCTGTCCGGCGGGCACATGACGCTGCCCGACGCGCTGGAGCAGGTGCTCTGGGACCAGCCGCCGATCAACACCGTGCTGGGCCGCTGGGCGACCGGCGACACGGTGCTGGGCGGGAAGCAGATCAAGTCCGGCGACATGCTGCTGCTGGGCCTGGCCGCGGGCAACGTCGACCCGGAGATCCGTCCCGACCTGACGGTGCCGGTGCACGGCAACCGCTCGCACCTGGCGTTCAGCGGCGGTCCGCACGAGTGCCCGGGCCAGGACATCGGCCGCGCCATCGCGGACACTGGGATCGAGGTGCTGCTGACGCGACTACCCGATCTTGAACTCGGGGTGTCCGACTCGGAGTTGCAGTGGCGCGGCTCGCTGATGTTCAAGCATCTCGTGGCCTTCCCGGTCACGTTCACGCCTTGTCCGCCGGCGGGCGGGCCGACGGCTCCCGTGACGGCGGCGCCGTTGCCGGAAGCGGTGGACGCGCCGCACGCATCCGCCGCAGACGCGGGGCCGGCGGGGATCCCGTCCCGGCAGCGCAGGCGGCCGTGGTGGATCCGCTGGTTCAGCCGCCGGTGAGCCGGTGTCCGATGTGACGCCCGTGTCCGATGCGGCGACATGACGGGGAGATGGCCCGCGCCTGTGCGCGGGCCATCTCCCGTGTCGTGCTCACCCGCTCAGTCCTCCAGCTGCTGCCACCACCAGGCGAGCGCGGGCACCAGCGGCGGCTCGGTGCCCGGATCGCTCGGTGTGTCGCGGTAGGTGATGCCGAAGCAGGCTCCGTCGACGGGCAGCTCATTGCGGTTGCGCGGGCTGGCGTAGCG from Streptomyces formicae includes these protein-coding regions:
- a CDS encoding roadblock/LC7 domain-containing protein, whose amino-acid sequence is MDWMLKDLAEGVPQTRNVVVLSSDGLRMAQYGADNDTADRLAAACAGLQSLAGAVGAELPHSEGKMRLVVIEMDGGFFYLMAAGAGAFLAVLADEGVDAGLMGQRMRDLVIRIGAHLSSPPRHDVEQAR
- a CDS encoding DUF742 domain-containing protein, which encodes MSNGDRGWEDASPERLYVITGGRSGSSAPTRLDLVTLVVARSGPRPGMQPEKATIMRMCEAPLSVAEISAYTGLPVSVVTVLLSDLLAENHVMARAPVPPARLPDRALIEAVIDGLQKL
- a CDS encoding GTP-binding protein translates to MDFKSSEQPAGPRREDVLPDTATAAVKVVIVGGFGVGKTTLVGSVSEIRPLTTEETMTQAGVGIDDTVGVERKTATTVAMDFGRISINEELVLYLFGTPGQERFWFLWRGLFEGALGAVVLVDTRRLEVSFDVLGRLEERGVPFVVAVNSFPDAPDYPLDELRGALDLPASVPILVCDARRRDSSRDVLMALMRYLHSLAVTPEAS
- a CDS encoding cytochrome P450 — encoded protein: MSTPPIPPPGCPAHGLGPDGLRRLYGPEAEDDPMAVYEKLRAEHGAVAPVLVQGDLPAWLVLGHRENLDVARTPSRFARDPRTWRDMREGRVAPDHPLGPMVTWGPVCNFTDGPVHERLRDAVTESLERFDRRGVRRYVTRFANQLVDRFAANGNADLVEDFAAQLPMLVMTQLIGAPDEHGPRLVRAARDMLRGTETALESDQYVTTTLQQLLEEKKANPGRDLTSWLLEHPSALTDAEVLAHVRVVLIAAFETTANLIANTLRMVLTDRRFRDSLSGGHMTLPDALEQVLWDQPPINTVLGRWATGDTVLGGKQIKSGDMLLLGLAAGNVDPEIRPDLTVPVHGNRSHLAFSGGPHECPGQDIGRAIADTGIEVLLTRLPDLELGVSDSELQWRGSLMFKHLVAFPVTFTPCPPAGGPTAPVTAAPLPEAVDAPHASAADAGPAGIPSRQRRRPWWIRWFSRR